The following are encoded in a window of Vigna unguiculata cultivar IT97K-499-35 chromosome 8, ASM411807v1, whole genome shotgun sequence genomic DNA:
- the LOC114194609 gene encoding KIN17-like protein, which translates to MGKNEFLTPKAIANRIKAKGLQKLRWYCQMCQKQCRDENGFKCHCMSEGHQRQMQIFGQNPHRIVEGYSEEFESSFLEHMKRSHRFSRVAATVVYNEYINDRHHVHMNSTQWATLTEFVKYLGRTGKCKVEETPKGWFITYIDRDSETLFKERMKNKRIKADMADEEKQEKEIRKQIEMAEQMMQQPTPEADQPSDQPSEPPRELNMEDGIKIGFSLGSSLVKQTVTKEKREAPRVVFEEADEEKYGDRNPGNNLKRKESGGGKSTLEEMMRDEEKKKEKINRKDYWLHEGIVVKVMSKVLAEKGYYKQKGVVRKVIDKYVGEIEILESKHVLRVDQAELETVIPQVGGRVKIVNGAYRGSIAKLLGVDTDNFCAKVQIEKGPYDGRVLKAMEYEDICKVA; encoded by the coding sequence ATGGGGAAAAATGAGTTTCTCACACCAAAAGCAATTGCCAATCGAATCAAAGCAAAAGGACTGCAGAAGCTTCGGTGGTATTGCCAGATGTGCCAGAAGCAGTGCCGAGATGAAAATGGATTTAAATGCCATTGCATGAGTGAAGGGCATCAGCGTCAAATGCAAATTTTTGGACAAAACCCACACCGTATAGTTGAGGGCTATTCCGAAGAGTTTGAGAGCTCTTTTCTAGAGCACATGAAGCGCAGCCATCGATTCAGCCGTGTGGCAGCCACTGTAGTTTATAACGAATACATAAATGATAGACACCATGTTCATATGAACTCCACCCAGTGGGCAACACTTACTGAATTTGTCAAGTACTTGGGTCGAACTGGCAAATGTAAGGTCGAGGAAACACCCAAGGGATGGTTCATTACATACATAGACAGAGATTCAGAAACCCTTTTCAAGGAGAGGATGAAGAATAAGAGAATCAAGGCCGATATGGCAGATGAAGAAAAGCAAGAGAAGGAGATCAGAAAACAGATTGAAATGGCTGAGCAAATGATGCAGCAGCCTACTCCTGAGGCTGATCAGCCTTCAGATCAGCCTTCTGAGCCTCCAAGGGAACTAAATATGGAAGATGGAATTAAGATAGGGTTTTCTCTTGGGTCTTCATTGGTTAAACAAACGGTGACCAAGGAAAAACGTGAGGCACCAAGGGTGGTGTTTGAGGAGGCAGATGAAGAGAAATATGGGGATAGAAATCCTGGAAACAATTTGAAGAGGAAAGAAAGTGGTGGTGGAAAATCAACTTTGGAGGAAATGATGAGggatgaagagaagaaaaaggaaaaaatcaaCCGGAAGGATTACTGGTTGCATGAGGGAATTGTTGTTAAGGTTATGAGCAAAGTTTTGGCAGAGAAGGGTTACTACAAGCAAAAGGGTGTTGTGCGGAAGGTGATTGACAAGTATGTTGGGGAAATAGAAATACTTGAAAGTAAGCATGTGCTCAGAGTTGATCAGGCAGAGCTTGAAACTGTGATTCCACAAGTTGGTGGCCGTGTAAAAATTGTCAATGGCGCGTACAGAGGATCAATTGCGAAGTTGTTGGGAGTGGATACAGATAATTTTTGTGCTAAGGTGCAGATCGAGAAAGGACCCTATGATGGCAGAGTGCTTAAAGCTATGGAATACGAGGACATTTGCAAAGTAGCCTAG